The Dermacentor silvarum isolate Dsil-2018 chromosome 3, BIME_Dsil_1.4, whole genome shotgun sequence region CGTTCACTCGCGACTGTTTTTTCAAGGATATGTGATGTGATGAAACTAAAAGTAGACTACTAAGCGCTGTAGAGCAGTTGCTTGTTGAGCCATCCAGCTTGGAAAGTCTGGTGTTATACTGCACTTACCACAAATTCAACAACAAAATCTAAAACTTATAAGACAGTCTGTACAAATACTTTGACAGTGTTCAAGTTATCGCCCGAACTTAATATTCTACACGGGCTCAAACCTTTGCTACATTAATGGCCACCAATCTGATGTCTCTGTGTGCACGAGATCTGGGGCACTTGGAAGAAAGCGAGATCCTACTTGCATCAGTAAATATGCTATAGTATTTTTCATGACCAAAGTATGCTAACACCCAGAAAAATAAAGTTCAGAAGTACTATTAAATGGCCTTTCACCTTTTGACAATTCGTCCGTAATAATCTGAATGAGTTCTATCGCAACAGTCAAGCCATACTTGCTGCTGAGCTACGCGCAGAAAACAACGTTTCATATGCACGTACTAGGACAGTGGCGACATTTGTGCACATAGCGCTGGAAACCAACGCAACGTTGAGTCAATAATCGCACAAGCATTCACTTGCAAAGGATcactctctttattttttttctagcgGAGGACGCACTGCGTCTGTCCGATGCCATGGCTGCTTGATGTTTGTGGTGAAAATGTCCCGGAAATTATCGTGGGAATGTCGCACGCTTAGAGTGGATGAAATGAAGTGAATGACACAGCAACGAACAGTTATGAATCATATTTAGCCCTTGTAGCCGTAGCCACCATATCCGTATCCACCGTATCCTCCACCGTAGCCGACGCCTCTTCCGTATCCTCCGCCGAGACCAGAGTGAGCGAGAAGGGCGCCTCCTCCGCTAACCTTGTTCACATGGTGGACAGACCTCACGACGAAAGCAGGCCCGGCCACAACCTTGGCGAACGCAGGTCCTCCGCTCAAAAGGGCCACGCTGCTGCCGACGCCCACGCCTCCGACGCCGTAGCCGCCACCATAACCTAGGCCTCCACCATATCCCAGGCCTCCCCCGTAACCTAGGCCTCCGCCGTAGCCACCGCCGTAGCCGAGCCCATATCCTCCGTAGCCAAGACCTCCAAGACCATAGCCTCCAAGTCCACCCGCAGTTGCAGAAGCAACGATGACGCAAAGGGCGACGACAGTGCACTGCATAGGGGTTAACGACAGCATTATATGTTGTTTTTATGGGCGCATTATGGAGCAAGAATTCCATTAAAGCCAGCAAGCAGGGAAAGCTTATTGTCAAGATTATCTGGCCACAAGAGCCGCACTTCAAGAAATCGGTAAAAGCAGTAAATGCATTAGGTTGGTACATCATGACAATTTGTGTAGCAAAGACTTTGCTCATTTGAGCAACCGAATTTTATGAGCGATGCTTTTTTGATAAAGTAATTGCTTTTGACAAAAACTACCTAAAACTTTTTTTAGAACCTTAAGTAATTTTTCACACCACTCACAAAATGTTACAATAAGCTTGAGTGCTACATTTCGCCCCTAAACCATGGAGCTGTTCTAAGAATGTTTCAACTGTTTCTTCGTTTTATAGCTGCTAGTTCCTGTCACTTTTTGACTAGACTATACGTATATGAAGACGTCCACTAGGATTCCTCCTTCTTATTTAAACGTTACGTCCATCCTAATAACGTTTGATAAGTAAGATATCCGTCTCTTTTCCTACCACATGGCCTCATGGCATATCCCCAAACATTTGCGCCTTCTTACCAGGGAGTTCATGTTTGTGGCTGCTGCTGGTTGAGAGCGGATGACTGTGCCACCAGCTTACTGCCGCTTTTATATACTCCAAAATTACGCTGCTCACTCTCTCTCCACATACGAAGGGTCACGATTTCAACGACCGCATCGCGTGTCACCGTTGCCCGAGAACAAAAGTTAAAATCAATACAAGTGAGGAAGGTGCCTACGTCCGTAGTTCGATCGCATTTCACTAAGTGCTTTACGATCGTGCGCTTCTCCGCATACGCCAGACACGGAAAGAAAAACAGCGTTCGCAGTTGCCTTAGGAGATATGGCAAAGCAGTATCTTGCGTCGCAGCTGCCCGGGTGTCTCTTCCTCCGAATCGTGAGGAAACGACAGAGCACGTTTTTAACGGCGGTACTACTTTTGGCCGTACACGGAGCACTGGGTGCAGCCGGCGCTTTGCAGCACGTTGCATGCAAATGTTACGAAAGCTAGAAGAACTGCTTTATTGCCGACAAGCTTATTCTACAGGACACGGCGGTAAAAATGCGGCTATTGGCGACGTGCGCGTTTGGAGTCAGTGAAGTTTTGATGCCCGAGCTTAGCGCTATGCCATTCTATGTTTTGCTAAGGCTTTATTAGAGTTCACGAAGATTGAGTGCACTGAAAGCGAGGTGTTTACAGGTCCATTTCATTTGCAGCTAAGCTCGATTAGAAACGCTCGCATCAATATCACACGCCAGACAATATTCCAGGTAGTTAGTTTGTTTTTGGTATTTGAAATAAATTAAAAGAATTACATCGTGTCTCACAGGAGTATTCTTATCGCATGAGGTGCTAAATGGCTTTCTAGACTTCTTAGGACACTGAGGTCCAGACCCGGAGTGTATGGTTACTGTTTGTTTTTGCACCGTACCATAATTTTAAAGCTGCCTACGGCAGGTAATGCAATTTTGTCTCTCAGGTGCTCGCAACTCTCAGGCGCCAGAATACTACTGTTTCATAGAGCTTCAAATGATCCACTTTGGAGGCATGGTTTACAGCACAATAGGAGCGCGACAGTCCGCAACATCTTAAACAGAAtaatttatgtccacagcaggatgAAAGCCTCTTCCAACGATatccaaatacccctgtcttgcgctagctgattccaacatgcgcctgcaaatttcctaatttcattaccccacctagttttctaccatcctcgattgcacttcccttttcttggtacctattctgtaactctaatagtccactggttatccatcctaagtgTTAGTTATACTACCCAGCTCCTTTTTGGCctcttaatgtaaattagaaaatcGGCCATGCCCTCATATTCTCTCATCAACGCCgatctcttcatgtctcttaacgttaggcgctaacatttttcgttccatcgctctttgtgtggtccttaacttgttctcgagcttccttgctAAACTcgaagtttctaccccatatgttagcaccggtagaatgcaatgattgtacacttttcttttcaacgacagtggtaatatccctgtcaggatttggtaatgcctgtcgtatgcactccagcccaatttttttcttctataagtttctttctcatgatcagggtcccctgtgaataactgacctagataaacgtacttttttacagactatagaggctgactggcgatcctgaattcttgtttccttgccaggctattgaacattatatttttcttctgcatattaatcttcaaccccacttttacacttcgtcggttaaggtcctcacccatttgttgtaattcgtccccattgttgctgaatagaacaatgtcatctacaaaccgaaggttgctgagatattcgccattgatcctcactcctaagccttcccagtctaagagcttgagtacttctaagcatgcagtgaattgcattggaaagattgtctctccgtgcctgacccctttcttgataggtaactttcaactttGCTTGTGGAGTACCAAGgtggctgtggaatccttgtagatgtttgctaaaatattcacgtatgcctcctgtactccttcattacgcaatgcctctatgactgctggtatctctactgaatcaaatgcattttcataatctatgaaagccatatagagaggttgattgtgctctgcagatttctcgatgacCTGAT contains the following coding sequences:
- the LOC119444396 gene encoding acanthoscurrin-2; amino-acid sequence: MQCTVVALCVIVASATAGGLGGYGLGGLGYGGYGLGYGGGYGGGLGYGGGLGYGGGLGYGGGYGVGGVGVGSSVALLSGGPAFAKVVAGPAFVVRSVHHVNKVSGGGALLAHSGLGGGYGRGVGYGGGYGGYGYGGYGYKG